The following DNA comes from Thermococcus sp..
AGGAGCTTTGTAGCCCTTGCCTTCTCGGTGAAGCTCAGGTACTTCCAGCCATCGCGGTAGTGGAAGGTTCTCCCGTTGTAGAAAATCATGCCCTTTGGGTTTGAGTTGACGATTTGAACGTTTGCGTTGAGGAGCTTAAGGAGGTGCGCTAAAGGCCCGTCCTCCCCGTGGGGGAGCATGTGGAACGCTCCAGTAGAGAGGCCGAAGCCCCTGTAGTTTAGATTGGTGAAGCGACCGCCGGTGTAGGGGGCTTTTTCAATGACGGTAACTTGGTAGCCGTTTTTGGCCAGGAACGAGGCCGTCAGAAGGCCGCCGATTCCGGAGCCTATTACAACTGCCCTGGGCTTCATTCTATCACCGGAGGAATTGTAGGGATGGGGGATATAAGGGTTTGGCTGTTGCACGGCCATACAACTCTTTTACTCAGGCTTCTTTTGGTTGGTTCTAAGTGGAAATATCAAGTTAGAATAAATTCATACTCGAAAAAAAAAAGGAAGAATTTTTACGTTAAGTAAAAGGAAAAATTTATAAGGAAAAGCCAGTCAGAATATAACGCAAAAACTTTAGGAGGTGATAACATGGAAGAGTTGATTGTACTGGAAAAGGGTGCATTCGGGTTCAACGAGCCAAACTTTTTCACGTGTGGATGTTTTTGCTCTCCAATAAAGGGAGGGGATAATCCAAACTGATTACTACATTTCTATTTATTTATATTTATTCTTATCTATTTATTTATTCTTACTTCCCACAGCCAAAGGTCAGGAGGAATTGAAAATGGAACGGAATAAAATTAAACTTTCAAGGTATACTCTCGCTGTTCCATATCAGGGACGTGTGATACTCTTTAATACCCTTTCACGCTCTCTAGTTGCCATCTCAGAAGAAGCTTGGAACAGACTCAATAATAGTATCAACAACGCTAACGTTAGTATTGACGATGGAACGCTTAATGATCAGCTAATTAAAGAACTAACCACCCTAGGATTTTTGATACCCTTTGAATTAGATGAAAAAGAGCTAATGAGAACCCATGTGAATATTCTAAAATATACACCAACACATATGGGAATGTTTGTGAACTTAACCCCAAGATGTAATCTCGCTTGTCCTTATTGCTATCAGGACTTAAGAAAAGCTTTAGATAATAGTCAAGATTTAACAATTGCTAGCTGGAATAGAATAATGAAACTAATAAACAAGCGGACAAACATTCTTAGAAATATCAACGTTGTATTCTTCGGAGGAGAACCCATGTTGAATTATGATACTCTAAAAGTGGCAGTAAGAGATTTAGATTCTTTAAGGGAAATTGGCATTAAAACTTCCATGTCCATAATAACCAACGGAACATTATTTTCTAAGCAAAGAGCCCAAGAGCTGGCACCTTATATTAGCTCGGTTCAGATTACTCTGGACGGAATGAAAGAGACCCATAATAAGATGCGACCATATCCTGATGGACGTGGAACATTTGACATTATTCTAAAAAATATCATAGATAATATTGATCAATACAAGAAGAGAATCATATTGAGATCAAATATAAATGAGAACAATATCACCAGTGTTAAGTCCTTATTACACTATCTAAAAGAGGAATACGGGCTCCACAAGTTATTAAGAGGAGTTGGTTTTGAATACATATTCCCAACACAAATATCAATACATGTAGGTGAAAGTTATAAATTGAGCCAACATATTTCAAAATTACTAATTGAAATTTATTCCTATGCTGTAGATTTGGGATATTCCATTGGAAATCCCCTAATACTTGGCCCATGTATGGCAAACCATGCCTTTAGTTTTGCAGTAGATGAACAACTAAATGTTTACAAATGTCCGGGCTTTCTATATTCAAATCCAGATGGATACATTGACAAAGAAGGCAACCTCATCATTACGAATTCTAGATGGTATTCTTTAATAAACTTTGAGCCACCATGTGCTCTCAATTGTAAATTTGGTCCAGTATGCTACGGAGGGTGCAGATGGATGGCTAGCGCATCAAAGTCCAAAATTTCCTGTAACATAGAGCACCTACAGAATTATAGCGAATTTTTAACACTCTATGTTAAGTCAAGATACAAAAAACTTCTGGAGGGCCAAGAATGAACGTGATTGAGATTGAAAACCTAACCAAGATATACCCGGACGGCACAAAGGCCAACGACGGAATTTCAATCAGCGTTAGAAAAAACGAAATCGTCGGGATTATAGGCCCCAACGGCGCGGGAAAGACCACTTTGATAAGACAGCTTTTGGGACTTCTGAAGCCAACGGAGGGCTCGATTAGAGTAATGGGAAAGAACATCCTCAAAAAGCCGGGTGTAATAAAGGAAACCCTTGCCTACGTGCCCCAGTATCCTCTAAGCTTTCCGTCGCTAACGGTCGAGGAGGTATTGGAGTACGTCATCAGAATGCGGGACGGAAACGTTTCGCCAACGGAGAGGAGAAAGAAAATATCAGAGGTTTTAAAACTCCTCGGTCTTGAGAGGGCTTCAAGGTTCTTCGGATACCAGCTGTCCGGTGGAATGAAAAAGTCTCTCCTGCTGGCAATGGCCCTCGTTCAGGAGCTTCCACTTCTCGTTCTCGACGAGCCCACGAGCATGGTGGACATCGTTACAAAGCACCGTCTGTGGGAGGTGATAAGAAACTCAAACCGCGAGGGAATTCTCCTCGCAAGTCATGATATGAACGAAGTGAAGGCCCTCTGTGACAGGGTGTACCTTATCCTCCAAGGGAAGGTGGTGGCTTCAGGAACCCCTGGGGAGATAGCCTCTATGGTTAAGATGCCCACCGAGGTTCGCCTGATACCAGAGAGGGAGATACCTCCGGGCGTTCTGCCCAAGGAGCACAGGAAACGCGGAGACCTCTACGAATTGACCTTCAATACGCTCGAAGATGCCCTGAAGACCGTTGACGTCATCGTCAAAAGTGTCGGTGTGTCTTACCTCGAAATCGAGTCCCCATCGTTCGAGAACCTCGTTATAAACCTCATAGGGAGGAATGCCGAATGATTCGTCCCCTCGTGGAGATGGAGTTAAAAGGTATGAGGATTTACAAGACGTTCCTCTTCGTCAACCTCCTAATAATGCCTCTCGCCCTGCTCTTCATGATGATTATGAACTCTAGCTCAAGAACCTCTGAGGATATCTCGTACCTCGTGAGTGGCTTTATCGTTGTTTCGCTGGTGAGCTCTTTCCTCGGAACGCTGACGAACAGGGTCAGCAATGTCTTCGAGCCCAGTGTTCTTGAGCTCTACTCAACGTTGCCCCCGAAGATATCTACGGTGGTTCTCGCGCAGTTCCTCACGTATTCCCTCCTCGTACTCCCTCAGGTAATCATTGCCCTTAGCGTCATCGTTTACTACCAGGGAGTAGGTAGAATAAATGTCTTACTCCTGATTCCAGCGCTTTTAATCACTTTTCTTGAGCTGGGAACACTTGCAATCACCATAGGAGCGCGGATAGGAAACCCCTACAAGGCCATGGCCGTTACTGCTGTACTGCCCTGGCTTCTTGTGGTGTTTTCACCTGCCTACTACCGCTCCAGCTTTCTGGCGCTCTACCTGAATCCAGTCACTTATCTGTTGTCCTGCATTCGCTCAGCGGTTGGACTTGAGAGAGCAGGCCCCATTCCATGGATGTTGTCAGTAACGTTAACCGTAATTTTCAGCATCTTGGCGCGGAGGAGCGTTAAAGCTGGATACATGCTTGAGAAGCCGTTTTGATACGTTTTTACTTTTCCAGAACCGATGAAGGAAAATTAAGGCAACCACAACCGCTATCTCTATTCAACCACCACAATGGGAGAGCATGGTGGAGATTATGAGGGTTTGGCTGTTGCATGACCATGCAAGTCCTTTACTCTGGCTTCTTTTGGCTCGTTCTAAGAGGAAAACATAAGTTAGAACGAATTTATACCCAGAAAAAAAGGGAAGAATTTTTACTAAAAGTAAAAGGAAAAGCTTATAAACGAAAATTGCGTTATACATATTGCAAAACACCACGGAGGTGAAACCCCGTGAAGTGGAAGGGCTTGATGGCGGTCCTTTTGGGGCTGGCCATCATTTTAGCAATGCCAGCAGTCTCAGCATCCCAGGAGATAGTCAGTAGCGATTATTCCTATGGAAGCAATTGGATAATGGAGCTGGCTGGTGCCCTCTACAAGGATACTGGTGAGCTTGATCCAAACTATGATTACTATGCAGTCAAGATTACTACAGAAGATATAAATTACAGAAACGATGGATGGGTAGGTCCAATGTACATCTATGCTGACATTGCGGTTCTCCCAGAAAGTGCGGCAGAAGTTCCCGCAAACCATGTTCCTAAGAGTGGAACGAAGTTCTCCCAGCATTCAGTGTCATTTAGCTACGAAGGCATTGGATTAAACGTCCTCATACCCAGAGCGTTTGTATCGTACTGGGAAAAGAATGGGGATGGGGCTCACCATTTCATATGGGAAGTTAGTGGGGCTAAACCTTCCTTCGTGGGCTGGTGGTTTGTCTTCAATGACTACGCAGAGTTCGCCGTTGGTTTCAGGGTGCCCCAGAATTCTAATGTATACACTGCAACATACGCATATGGGGACTGGTACAAGCTCTACGGGGTAGTGTTCAAAAAGCTTGGTTCAGATAGTGCAGTGATTGGAATGAGTTACTCTCCAGCGGGATATCACTCGTATTCCAAAGTTAACCTCCTTAAGTATCCGCTCCTCATCCACGACAGGAACATACAAGGCCTTCCCGAAACGATAAAAGCAAGTCCAGAAACCCAGAGCTTGACTGGACTTCAAGAGAGGTGATTTTAGTGCTTTTTTATTTACTTTTTGCCATCTTGGCTGGCCTTGCAAAAGGAATCACGCTGTTAATTCTTGGTTTAACTGGAATATTGATTTCGCTCTTAAAGTCACTCACGCTTAGGAAAAAGATTGTCATCTTTACTTTCGTTATCTCCCTGTTATGCCTCAGAACGGTTTACTTAATTGATGATTTGACCTCGCCTTATTTGATTCTAGTGCTACTAATCGTCCTCACATACGTGGTAATAGCCCTTGAAAGTGTAGAAACCACAAAGACGTTTGTGGTTGGACTTTTTGTCTTTACCGTCGTTTCCACCGTTAGTTCAAGTTCATATGTCCCAACAATAACTATATCAGCGCCTGCGCTTCTTGGACTTCTCATCCTTTACGGTGTGGAGACAATGACTGGAGGGGGTAAAGGATGGACAGAAAAAAACTGATTGGATTATTTTTGTTGGGAGTGCTAATGATATCTAGGTATGGACTCTGCGGAGATAATGTCAATATTACAATAAAAGCCACGATAAATGAGAACTGGACGCAGTTCAACCTGACGTCGGGAGACGCTATGACAATACGGATTTTGAACATCAGTACTGCCAACGTGACCTTCATAAGAGGTCCGGGAATCCTTGTGTCCCCAATCGGTGGGAAATACCCATCCCTTGCCCCAATAGTGACGCTTTACTTTGACCTCAACGGTAGCGTTTATGCGTTCTTCCCATCAAAAACCCTCAGTTTGGGTGAGTGGAAAAAGGGTGGAAACGTGACCCTTTTCTTAACCGACAGGAAAATAACACTAAAAAACGGAAACATAATTAAATCCTTTGAAGCGCCGACTGAAATTGAACCCGTCCACTATCTGACAGGCAGAACAACGTCAAGAATGATGAACGCCACCCTGCAAATTGAAAAATTCAGTCTTTTTAACAAAAAGCCACAAAAAACCGGTAACACAATCCCTTCAATGAGCTTTGTTTACTTCCTTGTGGTACTTGGCGTGGGGGTCTTGGCCCTTATCCTCTACAGGAAAAGGTAAAGAACTCATTGGCTTTTTCTCTTTTATAATCTCCACTCCACTCCAAGAATCTCGCTGTAAGTTTCCAAAACCCTGCTCAGGTACTCCTTGGCCGTGCCAACCTTATCTATCCTGAACTTTTCGGCCCACTTCTCGTTTCCAAACTCCTCGCTTCCTGCCGCAACAAGGTCTATGACACGCATGCTGTCCCAGAAGACGGGCATATACCCTGCCTTCATCGCGTACTCGATGAGCCTCTTGAGCTGTCTCCTCGCATGCTCCTCCATGTCAACGTTCTCGCCGTAGGCCTCCATGAAGAGCGCCTTTAGGACGGGCTTCATCCAGCCCCTGTGGAAGCGGCACCAGCCGAGGTTGTCGTACCAGAACTCCCAGAGGGCCGAGGCGATTATCTTCTGAGCGAGCTCCTCCGGCTCAAGGAAGACGCCGAACTGGTAGAAGGTCCAGTAACGACCCTGAATCGGGAGCGGTATGTAGTTGCCTATCGCCCAGTACATCGTCGGCGTCATCTCTCCGTTCTCGCCGAGCGGAACGAAGACGCCGTAATCCTTGAAGCTCTCACCGTACTTCAACCTGTCCTTGAACCTCTCGTCGAGTATAACGCTGGCCTTCCTCTTTCCGAGGCCGATTATCCTTGCTATCTCGTTCTCGGCAAAGGCAACGCGGTGGGCCAGCTCTGCCACGAGTTTGGCGTTGACCTCGCTCGCCTCTACTGGTCTCTCAAGAAGGGCCTCTTTGGTGAACTCCGGCTTTCCACTTATGCCCACTTCCTCCGGCTTCATCAGACCGCGGTGAACTAGCTCAAGCACCCATGCGGCTGTTCCACCGAACTCTATCGCGTCGAATCCCATAGCATCGGCGGCGTGGACACTTATGTCGCTGGCTCTCAGGCTTATGCTCCCGCTCAGCGGCCCGTTGGCCTCGTAGGGCTCGTACTCGACGTGGTGGCCGCGGCGGTGCTTCTTACACACAACCGGACAGGGCTCGCCACACGTCGTCCAGTTCTTGGGCTTTATGGCCTCCTCGTTGAAGGGCTCCCAGTAGTGCTTCATTATGTTCTCATGGATTTTTATGCGCTCTTCCTTTTCGATGTACGGCATCCTCCAGTTCAGTATTGGAACGAAGTCGCCCTCGGCCGGGTAGTTGCCACCGAAGGTTCCACCGGTGCTGAGCTTGGGGTTGAAGCGGTACTTGGTGGTCTTCTCGCTTATTATCTCGTTGTAGGGCTTCTTGTGGACGCCTTCGACGATATCCTTGGAGGTCTTAAAGTTGCCGATGTCCTCACTTGGGAAGGTCCTCTTCCTCGGCTTTCCGCCGAAGATTATTCCGACGACGTTGTGTGCTCTAAGCAGAACGCTTCCAGATCCGCCCCTTGCTGCCCAGTCCTCACTGCCTACGAGTCTCTCGCCTTTCCGAAGGGCCTGGGAAAAGATGCCGCCGTAGTTGGTGTTGAGGGCGGCCGGTCCAACGACGGCTACGCGGTACTCAAAGTCGAGGTTCTTCCCAAAGGCATCGATGAGGTACTGGGTAAGCGCGTAGACGCCTTCCTCCCCCTCGTAGCCCCTCCAGATCTCAAGAACCCTTTCGAGTTCCAGCTCATGGAGTTCTGTTTGAATGTTCTCGCCATCGTTGTAGAGGATAACAATGACCGGTTTTTTGGCCTTCCCCTCAAATGTAACGAAGTCAACGCCGACGTTCTTAAAGACGTAGGCGGCACCGCCCATTGCCGAGGGGAAGAGGGTGCCATAGAGCGGTGAGCGGAAGAAGAACATGAGTCTGTGTGAACCTGGGAGAATCGAGCCGGCAAAGGGACCCATTCCCATTATCGTGACGTTCTTTGGATCATAGGGGTCGATATCCTGTGTACCAAGCTTCTCATGGATTTCCAGGCCGTAGTCGATGACCCCGTGGATCCCTTCTCTCTCCATCTCCTCGCTATCCACTTTCCCCTCGTTCAGATCGATATGCATGACCATGAACTTCATCACCATCCCCCCTGTGTATCACTCCAAGTGTTATCTCTTTGGTGGAAAATATTTAAGGCTTCCGATTGAAGCCACCGGGAGAATAGGGCGGGGGGGTATAAAGCTCTTACTCAAAGATTAATGGGAAAAGGGAATCACTCAATTTCCTTAAACCTGCCCTCAAGTCTCTGGAGGACTCCCGGAAGGGTGGTGTACTCCATGTCTTCCATCGGGAGCCTGTGGGGTTCGAACGGACCGTGTCTGCGCATGTACTCGGCTATCTCGATGGCCTTCTGCCTGGCCCCGTCGAAGGCCGGGTCGTCGAAGAGGTCAACCGGGCCGACGAGCTTTCCTTCGGGGCTTATCTGCCAGCCGAGGGCAACGACCCTTGGCGGGCCATCAAAACGGGTCGGGTTGGCTTGGCGCATAGGCACGGGCATTATGGGGCCGTTGTGTGAACCCCTCATCCAGCCGCTGACAAGGTGAGGGAATGCGAAGGGCTCAAGAACCTCTCCGAGGGCCGGGAGGCCGCTCTGGGCCCTGACGATGGCCACCGGGTCGTCCTTTCCAACGTACTCGCCGGCTATCTCGTAGAGCTTCTCGGTGCTTATGACGGCGACCGGCTCGTCCTTCGGGATTTTGTGTCCCTCTTTGGGGAAGACCCTCTTGATGACGTAGCGACTCTTGGCTCCGATGAGGGCGAGGAGGTCGTAGAGCTCCTCGGGAGTGCTGAGGATAACACGCTTGTGCTCCTTTATATCCCAGACCTCAAAGCGGAAGCCCATGTGCATGTTGGGGTCAATGACCAGTCCGGCTGTGTTGAAGGGATCCGCGAACATCCTGAATATCGGGAGGTTAAAAGCCCCGGGCTCGGTCTTGTCCATGTGGAAGGTCACTATCGGCTCGCTCTTTCTCACTGTGATCTCCATCTCGGCTATCCCCGGGCCCATTCCCCTTATGTTGCCGCTGAATGCGTCTTTCAGAAGGTCCTGGCCAGCTCCATAGAGCCCGAGCCCCTTGGCGACCTTCGTGGCCTCCTCAAAGGTCTTCCAGGCGAGACCATGTATCTCTGAGCTGTCGACGCCCTTCCTGTGGGTCATGATGAGCTGAAGGTCGTCGCCGCAGGTAGCGACGTAGAAGTCGATTATCGTAGCCTCTTTCGCGGCTTTTGAGAGAACTTCCTCTGCCGTCTCGACGAGCTGGGGGTGCACCCTGGAGTGCCCTGGCCATCCGCCGATGTCCGCCTTGATAACACTGATAGTAATCTTATCTCCAGCCATGGCAATCACCGGTACCATTAACCACTTTTATGCTTATAAAACGTTAATATCACCTTCGATGATACTCAAAAAGACGTTAAAACTATCTTGAGATGGGATAAGGGGGCCGCTCACAGGCGTTGGTTCACTTAGTTCTCTCCCCAGCAGCCGTGAGGGTCCATAACTTCCTCCTGAATTGGTTGTGTACTGGGAGCTGGATAATTTTGAGCGGGATCTATTCAAAAACGCCTCTCAGGCAGTTTAAACTCTCGCCAGTGCTTTCTTCAGGAAGGGCTGAAATGGTGCGGTGGCCGGGATTCGAACCCGGGTTACCGGCTTGGGAGGCCGGTGTCCTAGACCAGGCTAGACTACCACCGCGCGATACGTATAACCCATCCAGGATTTAAAAGCTTTACCGTTCCCACCCGGGAACGGTCCCGTCCTCACTTGAGCTTCTCCAGTATTATCGCAGGGCAAACCTTCGTGACGCCATCGATGTGCCCTATTCTGTTCGATATGATGTCCGAGAGGTCCTCCCCGTCCCTAGCCCAGACTTCTGCCATTATCATGTGGTCCCCGCTGGTGAGGTAAACGTCCTTTATGAATTCGAACTCCTTGAGCTTCTCGGCAACCTCGAATATCTTCTCCGGTAGGGTGTCCACCCCTGTGAGACTCACCAGGTTGTACCCCAGCTTTGAGGGGTTTACCACGATGGTGTACTGCCTTATTACCCCCGCCTTCTCCAGGGCGCTCACCCTTTTTCTAACAGCGGTCTCGCTTATGCCCAGGACCTTGGCTATCTCTGTGAAGGGTGTGCGGGCATCCTTCGTTAACATCTCGATTATGATCTTATCCCTTTCGTCGAGCATTTTCATCACCTTATCAATTTTTATGCTGTGAGAGTATATTAAGTTTTTGAACCTAACGGTTCTCTATTTAAACTTTTGCCTTGAGTTTGACAACCGTTTCCACGTGCGGTGTGTGCGGGAACATATCCAGACCCACGGCGTGGACTATCCTGTACCTCCCCAGGAGGGCGTTCAGGTTCTGCTTTAAAGTTTTAGGATTGCAGGACACGTAAACGATATTTTCTGGCGCGTCCTTCAGGATTTTCTTGATCAGTTTTGGATGAAGCCCTGCCCGGGGCGGATCCAGAACAACGGTGTCGTAATTCCCCAGATCCTTGACGTCTCTGTCCTCCCCCACTCTGAACGTCGCATTAACTCCGTTCAGTTCGGTGTTTCTCTTAGCCATCTCCACTGCAAAGGGATTGACCTCAACCCCCTCAACCTTGAAACCCCTCCTCGCTAGGTAGACTCCAAAGGTTCCGACGCCGG
Coding sequences within:
- a CDS encoding FAD-dependent oxidoreductase; this encodes MKPRAVVIGSGIGGLLTASFLAKNGYQVTVIEKAPYTGGRFTNLNYRGFGLSTGAFHMLPHGEDGPLAHLLKLLNANVQIVNSNPKGMIFYNGRTFHYRDGWKYLSFTEKARATKLL
- a CDS encoding radical SAM protein, which translates into the protein MERNKIKLSRYTLAVPYQGRVILFNTLSRSLVAISEEAWNRLNNSINNANVSIDDGTLNDQLIKELTTLGFLIPFELDEKELMRTHVNILKYTPTHMGMFVNLTPRCNLACPYCYQDLRKALDNSQDLTIASWNRIMKLINKRTNILRNINVVFFGGEPMLNYDTLKVAVRDLDSLREIGIKTSMSIITNGTLFSKQRAQELAPYISSVQITLDGMKETHNKMRPYPDGRGTFDIILKNIIDNIDQYKKRIILRSNINENNITSVKSLLHYLKEEYGLHKLLRGVGFEYIFPTQISIHVGESYKLSQHISKLLIEIYSYAVDLGYSIGNPLILGPCMANHAFSFAVDEQLNVYKCPGFLYSNPDGYIDKEGNLIITNSRWYSLINFEPPCALNCKFGPVCYGGCRWMASASKSKISCNIEHLQNYSEFLTLYVKSRYKKLLEGQE
- a CDS encoding ABC transporter ATP-binding protein — its product is MNVIEIENLTKIYPDGTKANDGISISVRKNEIVGIIGPNGAGKTTLIRQLLGLLKPTEGSIRVMGKNILKKPGVIKETLAYVPQYPLSFPSLTVEEVLEYVIRMRDGNVSPTERRKKISEVLKLLGLERASRFFGYQLSGGMKKSLLLAMALVQELPLLVLDEPTSMVDIVTKHRLWEVIRNSNREGILLASHDMNEVKALCDRVYLILQGKVVASGTPGEIASMVKMPTEVRLIPEREIPPGVLPKEHRKRGDLYELTFNTLEDALKTVDVIVKSVGVSYLEIESPSFENLVINLIGRNAE
- the gor gene encoding glyceraldehyde-3-phosphate:ferredoxin oxidoreductase, producing MKFMVMHIDLNEGKVDSEEMEREGIHGVIDYGLEIHEKLGTQDIDPYDPKNVTIMGMGPFAGSILPGSHRLMFFFRSPLYGTLFPSAMGGAAYVFKNVGVDFVTFEGKAKKPVIVILYNDGENIQTELHELELERVLEIWRGYEGEEGVYALTQYLIDAFGKNLDFEYRVAVVGPAALNTNYGGIFSQALRKGERLVGSEDWAARGGSGSVLLRAHNVVGIIFGGKPRKRTFPSEDIGNFKTSKDIVEGVHKKPYNEIISEKTTKYRFNPKLSTGGTFGGNYPAEGDFVPILNWRMPYIEKEERIKIHENIMKHYWEPFNEEAIKPKNWTTCGEPCPVVCKKHRRGHHVEYEPYEANGPLSGSISLRASDISVHAADAMGFDAIEFGGTAAWVLELVHRGLMKPEEVGISGKPEFTKEALLERPVEASEVNAKLVAELAHRVAFAENEIARIIGLGKRKASVILDERFKDRLKYGESFKDYGVFVPLGENGEMTPTMYWAIGNYIPLPIQGRYWTFYQFGVFLEPEELAQKIIASALWEFWYDNLGWCRFHRGWMKPVLKALFMEAYGENVDMEEHARRQLKRLIEYAMKAGYMPVFWDSMRVIDLVAAGSEEFGNEKWAEKFRIDKVGTAKEYLSRVLETYSEILGVEWRL
- the fbp gene encoding fructose-1,6-bisphosphate aldolase/phosphatase translates to MAGDKITISVIKADIGGWPGHSRVHPQLVETAEEVLSKAAKEATIIDFYVATCGDDLQLIMTHRKGVDSSEIHGLAWKTFEEATKVAKGLGLYGAGQDLLKDAFSGNIRGMGPGIAEMEITVRKSEPIVTFHMDKTEPGAFNLPIFRMFADPFNTAGLVIDPNMHMGFRFEVWDIKEHKRVILSTPEELYDLLALIGAKSRYVIKRVFPKEGHKIPKDEPVAVISTEKLYEIAGEYVGKDDPVAIVRAQSGLPALGEVLEPFAFPHLVSGWMRGSHNGPIMPVPMRQANPTRFDGPPRVVALGWQISPEGKLVGPVDLFDDPAFDGARQKAIEIAEYMRRHGPFEPHRLPMEDMEYTTLPGVLQRLEGRFKEIE
- the lrpA gene encoding HTH-type transcriptional regulator LrpA, with translation MLDERDKIIIEMLTKDARTPFTEIAKVLGISETAVRKRVSALEKAGVIRQYTIVVNPSKLGYNLVSLTGVDTLPEKIFEVAEKLKEFEFIKDVYLTSGDHMIMAEVWARDGEDLSDIISNRIGHIDGVTKVCPAIILEKLK